A portion of the Blastopirellula sediminis genome contains these proteins:
- a CDS encoding phage major capsid protein, with amino-acid sequence MNYLELAHDFEVGERQRKAVCRRMGVHESISYDEVPNPAMDALKVALRSGHLKPEEISIRSIFEATVTDRMGKRCGREMVNSWRDTKDGRVTGHRIYESGVRSAAFANLIGQVFYTRMMEEFNKPELIGMSLVELIPSTHQWEKFAGMTMLGDHAQEVKEGHDYPTVSLAEDWVMSPETKKYGFIVPITREAIFFDTTGMVLRRAGEAAMILAVNREKRILDTCLGIVNSYRRKNRPIIDTYGASSGDHDFDNLVASNPLADYESLVAVHEKFQAMTDPQDGEPIVLSKTQLVCPKSLEWKAKAILNATEVRETSGDRETIVQGNRLPRDYEIRSSEYVQSRTGSASSWFYGDFQGAFAYVENWAPEAVEAPTGSHLEMTRDIAVQFKISERGVMAVKEPRKVVKSTG; translated from the coding sequence ATGAACTATCTCGAACTTGCCCATGATTTTGAAGTTGGCGAACGTCAGCGCAAAGCGGTTTGCCGGCGGATGGGGGTGCATGAGTCGATCAGTTACGACGAAGTCCCCAACCCGGCGATGGACGCGTTGAAAGTCGCCCTGCGTTCCGGTCACTTGAAGCCGGAAGAGATCAGCATTCGCAGCATCTTCGAAGCGACCGTCACCGACCGGATGGGAAAGCGATGCGGCCGCGAAATGGTCAACAGCTGGCGCGATACGAAGGATGGTCGCGTAACCGGCCACCGCATTTACGAATCGGGCGTGCGGAGCGCCGCATTCGCCAATTTGATCGGCCAGGTCTTCTACACGCGGATGATGGAAGAGTTCAACAAGCCGGAGCTGATCGGCATGTCGCTGGTCGAACTGATTCCGTCGACCCACCAGTGGGAAAAATTCGCCGGGATGACGATGCTCGGCGATCACGCCCAGGAAGTCAAAGAAGGTCACGATTACCCGACGGTCAGTCTGGCCGAAGATTGGGTGATGTCGCCGGAAACGAAGAAGTACGGCTTCATCGTGCCGATCACGCGCGAAGCGATCTTCTTCGACACGACCGGCATGGTGCTGCGTCGCGCCGGCGAAGCGGCGATGATTTTGGCGGTCAATCGCGAAAAGCGGATTCTCGATACCTGTTTGGGCATCGTCAATTCGTATCGTCGCAAGAATCGCCCGATCATCGACACCTACGGCGCGAGCAGCGGCGACCATGACTTCGACAACCTGGTCGCGTCGAATCCGCTGGCCGACTACGAGTCGCTGGTCGCCGTGCACGAAAAGTTCCAAGCGATGACCGACCCGCAGGATGGGGAGCCGATCGTCTTGAGCAAAACGCAGCTGGTCTGTCCGAAGTCGCTCGAGTGGAAAGCGAAAGCGATTCTCAACGCGACCGAAGTTCGCGAGACGAGCGGCGATCGCGAAACGATCGTGCAAGGAAACCGCTTGCCGCGCGACTACGAGATTCGGAGCAGCGAATACGTCCAGTCGCGAACCGGATCGGCTTCGAGCTGGTTCTACGGCGACTTCCAAGGCGCCTTCGCCTATGTCGAGAACTGGGCTCCGGAAGCGGTCGAAGCGCCGACCGGCAGCCATCTCGAAATGACCCGCGACATCGCCGTTCAGTTCAAGATCAGCGAACGGGGCGTAATGGCGGTCAAAGAGCCGCGCAAGGTGGTCAAGTCGACCGGCTAA
- a CDS encoding phage tail tube protein, whose translation MSVTHVSGFQTQLGLGPQHATNLATRQLEHFGVDLDKQSTIVRADGMIGQRSPIGDSAQPGTYTVGGTISLRPRPDDLLFLFPYILGAAEVSDAFALAETLPELVATVDRKIMVNTYRGLKVDKATFRSRKGELLELELDLQGKLADATAAAGTFPSIAATLSAKNPFVHHQSSVTIDETTIEVDNLVITIDNALELDRFNNSQTRTTLPEGSRRITLAFDTELNDDVLANLIETAARGVTAEVEFANGVDTLTFTFGLVQQPKTPLSIRGKGTTRPRHQLEAFADLANGLPQLAVVCTDAS comes from the coding sequence ATGTCGGTAACGCACGTTTCAGGTTTTCAAACGCAGTTGGGCTTGGGCCCGCAACATGCGACCAATTTGGCGACGCGACAACTGGAGCACTTCGGCGTCGACCTCGACAAGCAGTCGACGATCGTTCGCGCGGACGGCATGATCGGCCAGCGCTCGCCGATCGGCGACTCGGCGCAGCCAGGGACCTATACGGTGGGCGGAACGATCTCGTTGCGGCCGCGGCCTGACGATCTGTTGTTCCTGTTTCCCTACATTCTGGGCGCCGCCGAAGTGAGCGACGCGTTCGCGTTGGCCGAAACTTTGCCGGAACTGGTTGCGACCGTCGATCGGAAGATCATGGTCAACACCTATCGCGGGCTCAAGGTCGACAAAGCGACCTTCCGCAGTCGGAAAGGGGAACTGCTGGAGCTGGAGCTGGATCTGCAAGGGAAACTGGCCGACGCGACCGCCGCGGCCGGAACCTTTCCGAGCATTGCCGCCACCCTCTCGGCGAAGAACCCGTTCGTCCATCATCAGTCGAGCGTCACGATCGACGAGACGACGATCGAAGTCGACAACCTGGTGATCACGATCGACAACGCGCTGGAGCTCGATCGCTTCAACAATAGCCAGACTCGCACGACGCTGCCGGAAGGTTCGCGACGCATCACGCTCGCATTTGATACCGAGCTGAACGACGACGTGCTGGCCAACTTGATCGAAACGGCGGCCCGCGGCGTGACGGCCGAGGTGGAATTCGCCAACGGCGTCGACACGCTCACCTTTACCTTTGGCCTGGTGCAGCAGCCGAAGACGCCGCTATCGATTCGGGGGAAAGGAACGACGCGACCGCGCCATCAGCTGGAGGCGTTTGCCGATCTGGCGAATGGACTGCCGCAACTTGCGGTCGTTTGCACCGACGCTTCGTAA
- a CDS encoding pilus assembly protein PilM: protein MLLTHPGAALIDCDDCQNYLYDLETGRRVTFRQGPDRLETPQPRLPGMPLQCGSCPKRSPAAAKALELSAKNWKTYRLWREVRATYGRCLSPAMARDSIVRRNLAAIDAVVQRHESSERGRYE from the coding sequence TTGCTTTTAACGCATCCCGGCGCCGCCCTGATCGACTGCGACGATTGCCAAAACTATCTGTACGACCTGGAGACCGGCCGCCGCGTGACGTTTCGCCAAGGACCCGATCGACTCGAAACGCCGCAGCCCCGTTTACCGGGCATGCCGCTGCAATGCGGCAGTTGCCCGAAACGTTCGCCTGCGGCAGCGAAAGCGCTGGAGCTGTCCGCCAAGAACTGGAAGACCTATCGCCTCTGGCGCGAAGTTCGCGCGACGTACGGGCGTTGCCTCTCGCCGGCGATGGCCCGCGATTCGATAGTACGCCGCAACCTGGCGGCGATTGATGCGGTCGTGCAGCGTCACGAGAGCAGTGAAAGAGGGAGGTACGAATGA
- a CDS encoding LamG domain-containing protein has protein sequence MSYESLKAESIGWWEFQETSGATLADDSSNGNDGTMYNYYASPGFLTSTTGPTAWLPSAIGIVGDSSYKGIQLGSFPTSFVSGGGARTYAGWFQGTGSDADYFLGAGESHSMASDGYAFAVGASIGESLPLRVKLGATLTVNIASPPEISLGQWYHVAVRVPSGSSPMASDIDFFINGTEYGTSLSGSDAALNTSFSGTPIFGSILCAATEAYVTGGCTGYMAGWATFDRALTDAEIVTHYSNSDSGGGGGSGASGRRRPRLGLGGNLGIGMR, from the coding sequence ATGTCTTACGAATCTTTAAAGGCGGAGTCGATCGGTTGGTGGGAATTTCAGGAGACGTCGGGGGCGACGCTTGCCGACGATTCGTCGAACGGCAACGACGGCACGATGTACAACTATTACGCCAGCCCCGGATTCTTGACGAGCACGACGGGGCCGACCGCGTGGCTGCCCAGCGCGATCGGCATCGTCGGCGACAGCAGCTACAAGGGGATTCAGCTGGGCAGTTTCCCCACGTCGTTCGTATCGGGCGGCGGGGCGCGAACCTATGCCGGTTGGTTCCAGGGAACTGGCTCCGACGCCGACTACTTCCTAGGGGCTGGGGAGAGCCATTCGATGGCCTCGGACGGGTACGCGTTTGCGGTAGGCGCGAGCATTGGCGAAAGCTTGCCGTTGCGTGTGAAGCTAGGTGCGACGCTGACGGTCAACATTGCATCGCCGCCGGAAATCAGCTTGGGCCAGTGGTATCACGTCGCTGTTCGCGTCCCATCCGGCAGTTCGCCGATGGCGTCCGATATCGATTTCTTCATCAATGGTACGGAGTACGGGACGAGCCTTTCCGGTTCTGACGCGGCGCTCAACACGTCCTTCAGCGGAACTCCGATATTCGGCAGCATACTCTGCGCGGCGACGGAGGCCTACGTCACCGGCGGTTGCACTGGCTACATGGCCGGCTGGGCGACGTTTGACCGGGCGCTCACCGACGCCGAGATCGTCACGCATTATAGCAACTCGGACAGCGGCGGCGGTGGAGGTAGCGGCGCAAGCGGTCGACGTAGGCCGCGGCTTGGTCTCGGCGGAAACCTTGGCATAGGGATGCGATGA
- a CDS encoding YybH family protein encodes MMVRYCAAVLLATLICGQAVRAQNADPSPDLAAELQATIDAYAEDYNAGAIDKVMSHWAENSDFVDIHGEFHEGRDLISALFRRGFADNPGRKISFTPTARKFLSPVVAMDDGILTLTSADGTSTHQGRYTVVWMKEEGKWLIRSARDIPIETPAEEEPVEAETPPLEELAWLVGKWEAKSDAFQIALETKWDLDNSFLVQNFDVTVGETKFRVVKYIAYDPLEGRFRMWFFDSSGGFGGGAWTRRDNQFKATIVSVLPDGQVGSSVMTWEQLDDDTMQWQAIEREVGGASLPDVALKYVRVQ; translated from the coding sequence ATGATGGTTCGCTACTGCGCTGCGGTTCTCTTGGCGACGTTGATTTGTGGGCAAGCGGTTCGAGCGCAAAATGCCGATCCGTCGCCAGACCTGGCGGCCGAGTTGCAAGCGACGATTGACGCCTATGCCGAGGACTACAACGCCGGCGCCATCGACAAGGTGATGAGCCACTGGGCGGAGAACTCTGACTTCGTCGACATCCACGGAGAGTTTCATGAGGGCCGCGATTTGATCTCGGCCCTTTTTCGTCGCGGCTTCGCCGACAATCCTGGCCGCAAGATTTCATTTACGCCAACGGCTCGTAAGTTTCTCTCGCCGGTGGTCGCCATGGACGATGGCATCTTGACGCTCACCTCCGCCGATGGAACCAGCACGCATCAAGGGCGTTATACCGTCGTCTGGATGAAAGAGGAGGGCAAATGGCTCATTCGAAGCGCTCGCGATATTCCGATTGAAACGCCAGCCGAGGAAGAACCCGTCGAAGCGGAAACGCCGCCGCTGGAAGAGCTTGCCTGGCTGGTCGGCAAATGGGAGGCGAAGTCGGACGCGTTTCAAATCGCCCTGGAGACGAAATGGGACTTGGACAACAGCTTCCTGGTGCAGAACTTTGACGTCACCGTCGGCGAGACGAAGTTTCGCGTCGTGAAGTATATCGCCTATGATCCGCTCGAAGGACGATTCCGGATGTGGTTCTTCGACAGCAGCGGCGGTTTTGGCGGCGGCGCGTGGACCCGCCGCGACAATCAGTTCAAAGCGACGATCGTTTCGGTCTTGCCCGACGGCCAGGTCGGCTCGTCGGTGATGACTTGGGAACAACTGGACGACGATACGATGCAATGGCAGGCGATCGAGCGGGAAGTGGGGGGCGCGTCGTTGCCGGACGTTGCGCTGAAGTACGTCCGGGTCCAATGA